The nucleotide window CCGGGCGTTTTAACTGAAAAGAAGAAATCCTCAGCTTTGGCGAGGTTAGGGTCTCTGCAGAACTTCCCATGCACAAACACTtcatcaaataatcaaattaaaatcgaGAATTTCTAGCAAATGTTTCACCTCTGTCTTCAtgaaatcaaaaacaaaatcgtGAAAGAATTCACACAAAAAGCTGTGAGTGAGCGCTATCGAACCCTTCTAAAGGCATTTTGGTCCACCTTTTGGCTGTGCATCTGTTGAATAGAATGACCTCAAAGGGCAAGCTGgttgtttatattttgttgtttgtatATAGCTTCTTTATCCCTCTTGAGACCTATCTTTGGAGCTCCTTAGATAGTAGCTCAAGAGGTGATTATTTTGCTCCTTGGCTTAGCCCTTTAGATCCCGCTGCCCTCCTTTCTTTGATAGGTTGAGCTTAGTTTGTTTGTGACAGGACCTATCCCGACTTACTAATTTCATAACCTCTGTAAGTACCGTCATGGCTTAGAGGAGTGAAATGCGTCccatatttatgttttaaaaatttctacaCCACATAATAGCACTTAATCTAATATCATCTATAGATCTTCAGTCTTTACCTGGTTACAAAGCATGATACATCTTGATTAaatccaaaaatcataaaataaacctGGAATTAGGCCTCCGGCCTTATCATatacattataaaaatttacatcttcattcatttcaaaaaaatcatgagaatagtTAAATTAGGCCTCCGGCCCTTCAACATTTCATAAGTTTCtcaaaaaaaacaacaaaaaaatatctatatggatgtGTGCAATAAGGACACCTACTAAGGATGTTATACCATGGCACAATCCAACGAAACACTATCTAACACTATCTGGAGGATGTCCTGGAAAGAAATATTTATACGGGTGAGCTAAAGGCTCAATGAGTGGGCAATTTAAATCTATAAGAATATTGAATGCATGTAAAAAGAATAACATGTCATAATATTAGCCACACACACACAATGTTAAGTTTAAAAGGGAAGAATAAGCAATCCAACTATGACATACCATACTTAATCCAAACAATGCTAATTATGCTTGAGACCACAGGCTCATCATGTACATTAACTTGAATGTTCATAACATAATAACCTCACGCAAGTTAATTGTCACTACAAGTAAATTTAACCATACTAACTTTATCTCATATGGACATATCAATCACTCATGAATTTTTCACGTTTAACTCAATAACCGTTATAATGTAACAATCAACATGTACctatcagaaaaaatattatatcaaggAAAATTGGTCATACCCAAGGGGCGTCCCCCTATAGGTAGAGCAAGAGGAAAACAACTGTCATACCCGATATACTATCATCTCACACGGGCAGAGCACTCAAATCTATCatacttggcatgaaataaagCACAAACAGAGCACTAAAGTCTGTCAAACCTGGCATAAATATTGCACAGGCAGAGCACTTAAATCTATCGTACCTGGCATAAATAACGCACAGACAGAACACTAATTGCATAACAGGTAATAACCAATAACCTCTTAATGATATAATTTCTtatcaccatatatatatatataataaaatgacttgataatatgaatttttgtttgGACAATAATCATCGGCAAATGCCACAACCACCCTAAGCAATGTCAATCACATATAAGGCTAAATTAAACACTTCCAACGCAACCACAacacaaattcaatttaatcaatttctaaaaattcacttggtcaccaactaaaattttttttttcattgtggTTATCAGTTACACACAACATAACTTAACTAAGTATTCTGAatccatataataatataacttttactcTATAGCCACCCATAACCTAAATCCATAACATGCATAAAGGaaactattatttctttttttttttttttgagagatTTTCACCAAATCCATGCTATCATTTTCAAGAATTCAcaataaatactataaaatttcaCAAGACTATAAtgtaaattatacaaaaaaaaaaactacagaGAAAAAGTTTATTCCCCTTCACTGATTTGGGTTGTCTCTAAGTCGGAGTTTAAATCTCTTGCtattcttccttcttcttcacctattcAAACCAATTTGAAACAACATAGTTAGAATTTTGGAAATCCTTAAATTAAACAAtgaaaatcaaaccctaaaattatttgaacaaaattaaataccCTATCCCCTTTTCCTTTAAAtttcctttctcttcttctttctccctctttctttcctttcttcttttttcttttcttttctttcttcccttctctccctttctttctctcttttctctcgtTTGCGTCTCTGCTTCTTTTTGttgaagaatgaaaagaaaaacaaagtccaatggctttattaatatttgttggAAAGTTTCATTTAAACCCATACTTACACAAAATTTTCATAGCCCCCCTAAAGTTTCCCATAACTAATATTTGGGTATTTCAGTTTGTCCCTCCTTAGGAcatttatgttgttttattcattcttttgcttattttaaaaaaagtccaTCCCTTATTCAGTTTCCATCCATACATGGAAAATTGTAAATAATGAGTCCAACAGTTTTTTCTTTTAGCAATTTCAAAACCTAATGTCTTCATTGCTTTTTCTAGAatccaaaaaattcttttaaaaacactttaattcctaatttttttaacaagtaaataaattattggATCTTGATACAATATCAGTGGATCTTGAACTTATGCTCTTACACTTAGAAGATTCTCTTTCTTAAGCACTTAAGTTACCTATTATTGGGGGCATAATCCTTAATTTCATATATCCACTCTCTAACCTTGAAACAAGGGTCAATGAATCATATGGGTTCGACCTATTAAATTTGCAGTATGCATATTAGCAGCACCTAGACTCTTAGAGTACTTGCATTATCGTGGCATTCCTATCTTTTAAGTAATGTCTTTACCAATTTAATAAGGTATATCGGTGATGTTGTCTCTTAGTTCTATCAATAGCCAGATTATAATAAAGACATCTATTTTATGAATTATATGGATATCTGGGATAGAGAAGATaaaaagggagaaaatatatatataatatatgggCATAGTATTATATCACTAATTAAAACAAGCGAATTTGGTGGAGGCATATATAGATGCATAACCTCTTTATTACAACATTGTAACAGGCAAACGTTATTCAGATAATAGAAGTCAATTCACAACATTTGACACATTTCTCTAATTATTCATCTAGAATTTCCACTGGAGAGCTTTCACTACATTTACGTCCAACATGAAGGCCTTTGCAAGAATTTCTGGGTTAATGGGAGGATTTGACCCAAACACTGTGCTGGCAATTGTAATGACACCGGAGTTCTTGCTGTTCAAACTAGAAAAGGCAAGAGCATTTGTTTTTCCAATATTGACTTGGAAATGAATGAGGCCAATGGGGAAGACGAACACATCACCTTGGTTAAGAACTTTGGTAATAAGTGAGTGGTTAGAATCGGAAGTGATGAACCCAACAAGAAGAGTGCCCTCTAAGACAACAAGAATCTCGGTGGCACGAGGATGAGTGTGAGGTGGGACTTCACCATAAGGTGCAAAATCAAGGCGGGCAGCTGATATGCCAAGAGTGTTAAGTCCTGGAATTTGATCTACAGACACAGCTGTGACATTTGAACCAAGTGGATTGTTTGTGTTTCCTGGCATTTTTACTGAAAAGGAGAAGTTCTCAGCTTTGGCGAGATTGGGGCCCTGACAGAACTTCCCACTCACAAACACTGcatcaaacaattaaattaacacTGGGAATTTCCAGCAAAAGCACTGTTTTCCAtgaaatcaaaaaaaaaaaattgacagaaTGTACGCAAAA belongs to Mangifera indica cultivar Alphonso chromosome 2, CATAS_Mindica_2.1, whole genome shotgun sequence and includes:
- the LOC123208701 gene encoding germin-like protein subfamily 1 member 14, producing MVSANLKKKSVFVSGKFCQGPNLAKAENFSFSVKMPGNTNNPLGSNVTAVSVDQIPGLNTLGISAARLDFAPYGEVPPHTHPRATEILVVLEGTLLVGFITSDSNHSLITKVLNQGDVFVFPIGLIHFQVNIGKTNALAFSSLNSKNSGVITIASTVFGSNPPINPEILAKAFMLDVNVVKALQWKF